Genomic window (uncultured Hyphomonas sp.):
CAACTCCAAGAAACCGGACCTGCCCGATGAAGTTTTCCGCCTGCCTGGCTGCCCTGTTCAGCGCCCTGTTTGTCTTCCTTCCGGCCGCCACTGCTGCGCCTGTCGATGCGGGCCATGCGCGGGTCGAACTGATCTCCGAGCGCGATGCTGCCCTGCCGGGCGAGACCGTCTATGCCGCGCTGAAAATGGATCTCGACGATGGCTGGCACGTCTACTGGCGCAATGCCGGGGATGCGGGCCTGCCGCCCCAGGTGCTGGTCCAGCCTGCCAGCGACATCCGCCCCGATGCGGTGGGGGACATCGTCTGGCCGGTGCCGCACCTGCTGCCGGTCGTGGAAGGCGAGATCATGGACTATGGCTATGACCATCAGGTCGTCCTGCCATTCCCGATCACCATTCCCGACAATGCCATGGGGCCGGTGACGCTGGACGTCATCGCCGACTATCTGATCTGCGAAGACACCTGCGTGCCGGAACAGGCGCATGTGAAGCTGACGCTGGAAACGGACCAGGCCGCGGAAAACATCCGCAATGGCGAACTGATCGGCAAATGGATCGCGAAAAGTGACGTGCCGTTTCCGGGGGAGGCGCGCGTCCTCAAGAAGAACCTCGACTGGTCGCTGAGCCTCCGCATGGATGGCGGCTTCGGCAAGGTCCGGTCGATCCGCTTCTTCCCCTATGGCCATGACATCCTGCACCCGGCGAGCCAGCCGGTGGAACTCGGCCGCCACGGGGCCACCCTGTCGCTCAGCGCGGCGGACATCACGGCCGTGTCGAAGCCGCTCGAAGGGGTCATCGTCATCGAGCAGGACGGCGGCGGGCGTACCGGCTACCGCATCAGCGCTGCTGAAGGCGCGCCTCTGCCGGATACGAGCGGCCTCGGCCCGGCCGGCGGCATGCCCGGCCTGGAAGTCGCGGCGTGGAAACTGATCCTGCTGGCCATTCTCGGCGGCCTCGTCCTGAACCTCATGCCCTGCGTGCTGCCGGTCCTGTCGATGAAGGCGTTCGGCATGGTGTCGGCCGTTTCCAGCGGCCAGGCCGGGGAAGTGCGCCGTCACGGCATCTGGTATACGGCCGGCGTGCTGATCTCCTTCGCGGTGCTGGCGGCGGTCATCGTGGCCCTGCGGGCGGCGACCGGGCCGATCACGCTGGGCTTCCAGCTGCAGAGCGCGCCGGTCGTGGCGATCCTCGTCCTCGTCATGTTCGCGGTTGGCCTCTGGCTGATGGGCATGTTCGAGCTGGGCACCTCGCTCCAGAATCTGGGCTCCGGTCTTGCGGACAGGGGCGGAGATGCAGGCGCCTTCTTCACGGGTGTTCTGGCAGCCGTTGTCGGCTCGCCCTGTGTCGGCCCGTTCCTGGGCGTCGGCCTCGGCGCGGTGATGGGGCATTCCGCCCCGGTCGTGTTCGCCTTCTTCATCGCCATGGGCTTTGGCCTGGCGCTGCCCTTCCTTGTGCTGAGCTTCGTGCCGAACCTCTACCGGCTGCTGCCGCGCCCCGGAAAGTGGATGGACACGCTGAAACAATTCTTCGCTTTCCCGATGTTCCTGACCGCGGCCTGGCTGGCCAAGGTGCTGGGCGATCTGGCCGGGTCCGGCGCCGTGGCCTGGACCGCTGCCGGCGCGGTTGCCATCGCCTTTGCCGCCTGGCTGTGGCAACGCGAGACCCGCCTGCCGCGCATCCTCGCCGCCGTGACGCTGGCGCTGGCCGTGTATGGCGTGACCGAACGGGCCATGGCACCAGCCCCGGCCATTGGCGGCTCCTCCGCCTATGCCGCGAAATATGAAGCCGGGACGTGGAGCGCCGGCGAAGTCCAGTCGATGATCGCCGAAGGCCGCCCGGTCTTCGTCGACTTCACCGCCAGCTGGTGCGCCACCTGCCAGGTGAACAAGGCGACGACGCTGAAATCCAAACCCGTCCACGAATTTTTCGAGACGAATGACGTCGCCTTCCTCGTGGCTGACTTTACCCGCAAGGACCCGGCGATCGCGGCGGAACTGGCGCGGCATCAGCGCGCAGGCGTTCCGATGTATCTGTGGTATCCTGCCGGTTCAGAGACGCCGCAGGTTCTGCCCGAGATTCTCAATCCGGGCCTTGTCACCAGCCTGCCGGTCAATCCCTGAACCAGGCGGTAAACGCGCGAACACGAGAGACGCATGATCAATCTCAACCAGCGGAACCTGTCGCTGGCTGCCGGTATGGCGGCCGCAGTCGCCCTGACAGCGGGCGCCCTGATTGCCTCTACAGCACGCGCTGAAACCGGGCTTCCGGTTGGCCAGCCAGCGCCGGACTTCACGGCCACGGACACCCATGGCGAAGAGGTCTCCCTGTCGGACTTTTCCGGCCGCACGGTCGTGATCGAATGGACCAATGAAGGCTGCCCCTTTGTGCGCAAGCACTATGCCCAGCCGCCCGGCAACATGCAGGGCCTGCAGGCGGATGCGGCCGCCGATGGCACGGTCTGGCTGACGGTGATCTCGTCGGCGCCGGGCATGCAGGGCCATGTCGATGCGGAGGCAGCAAATCAGTGGACGGAGGAGCATCATGCGGCGCCGGCCCATATCCTGCTGGATCCGGATGGCACGCTGGGCCGCCTCTACAAGGCCAAGACCACGCCGCACATGTTCGTCATCGGCCCGCAAGGCCGGGTCGTCTATCAGGGCGCGATCGACTCCCTCGCGTCGGCCAATGTGGCCGATATCTCCACCGCCACCAATTATGTGCGTGAAGCCCTGACCAGCCTCACAGCGGGCGAACCGGTCGGCGTCAACGCGACCAAGCCCTATGGCTGCTCGGTGAAATATTAGGCGCGCCAACGCAATTGCCCCATTGATCCACAGGGCGCACAGCCCTAAAGGCGCGCGTCATGCTTCAGATTGTGCCCGAAAATCCAGATCTGCACGCCGAGGCGATCGAAGACCTCTTCGACCGCACCTTCGGCCCCGGCCACTTTGCCAAGACGGCCGAGCGGCTGCGCGAATACTCGCATTCCTTGCCGGAGATCAATCGCGTCGCCGTGCTGGACGGGCAGGTGATTGCCGTCTGCCGTGTCTGGCCGCTGGTTGTCGGGCCCGCCCGGGACCGGGCGCTGTTCTACGGGCCGGTCGCGGTCGCCCCCTCACACCGGGGTAGCCGCCTTGGCCTGACCGTGACAGGCGAGGCGCTGGAGGCCGGAAAAGACGCTGGCTGGCCCGCCGCCATCCTGATCGGCGCGCCCAGCTATTTCGGCGAGATCGGCTTTACCGTCACACCAAAGAACCAGCTGCTGTTTCCCGGCCCGCAGGATCAGGCGCGCGTCATGGTGAAAGACCTCGCCGGGGATGCCAGCAAGCTGTCTGGCCTTGTCACCGCGCCTTAAGTGACCGCGTACCAGATGCAGGCGCCGGTCGTGACCAGCATGACGATCAGCGTGATCAGCGTGCCAAACATGCGGCCCGGGCTGCCGCCGGATGAGCCGCCAAGCCCGATGGCGTGCAGGATCCGTCCAATCAGGAAACTCGCGCCAAGGCCGTGGATCAGCAGGACCGGGGCCGATAGCGCGCCGAGCCCGATCAGGCCGAGCAGAACGACCGGCACGTCCTCCACTGCGTTGCCCTGAACCCGCAGGCTGCGCTGCATCGCTTCATTGCCGCCATCGCCAAAGCCGACCTTGTGCTTGGTCCGCACCCGCCCGACATTCGCCTTCAGCAGCAGCATGAACAGGCAGAATAGACCGGCATAAAGCACGGCCGCTTGCATCGATGTCATTTATCAGTCCTCCCTTTATGGGGAGGAGCATAGTCTGGTTTGCCGGGCTTACGGAAGTGATTTCAGAAACAGTCCGCCACGTCGGCGAGCCAGGCCTGGACTTCGTCTTTCGCTTCCAGCGGGGATTTGCCGTGGCGGACGAGGATCAGGTCCTTCTCCGGCACGAGGACCGTGTACTGACCTTCATAGCCATTGCAGGAGAAGCTGCCGGGGCCGGCCATGCCCAGCCACCAATGAGCGCCATAGCCAAGCGTTTCGGTCTCCGGCACCGCCGGGGTCGGCGTGCGGGCATAGTCGGCCCAGCCGTCCGGCAGGATGCGGGTGCCATCCCAGACACCGCCCCGCAGATAGAGCAGGCCGAAACGGGCAAAGTCCCGCGCGGTGCAATAGCAGAAGGAGGAGCCGATAAAGGTGCCGGCGGCGTCGAACTTCGGAAGTGGGGAGCGCATGCCGATGGGGGAGAACAGTTCCCGGAACATGAACTCGCGGAAGGCGTCTGCATCACCGCCGAGCGCCCGGGCGGCGCAGCGGGCGACGATGTTCGTCGTGCCGCTCGAATAGCTCCAGAACGTGTCCGGATCATGCTCCAGCGGCTGGCTTGCGGCATAGGCCGCCACATCCAGCTGCCCGCTGCCGAACAGCATCTCGATCACGTCGGAGACAGAGCCCGGCACATAGTCTTCCACGAATTTCAGGCCGCTCGACATCCGCAGCAGCATGTCCAGCGTGATCGCCTGCCGCGGGTCATCCGTAGTCTGCCATTCCGGTACATCGGCCGGGGCGTGGATGTCGATCTTGCCCTCGCGCACCAGAATGCCGACCAGCGCCTGGGTGATCGACTTGGCTTCGGACCAGGACGGGAAAGTGCTGCCGGGTGTATAGTCCCGCCAGTAGCGCTCCGCGACAAGCTTGCCGCCCTGTACGGCGAGGAAGGCGTGGGTCTCGCCCATTGTCTCCGGCGCCGGGTCTGCGAAGGCGCGGTCCAGCAGGCTGTTCAGCCTTGCCGTGTCGGTGCCCGGCGCCGGGCTGCCTTCGGGCCAGGCCTGAGTCGGCCAGGCGACGCCCTCCGGCTGATCGGGCAAGGGGGGCAGGGGGTGGTCGAACGGCATCTGACGGGCTCCCGGATTGGTCTGATCTGGCGGCACCTAATCAGACGCCAGGGGGGGAGGGCAAGAAGGGGGCTTGCCTGCCTTAGGGTTATGCCCTGATAAATGTGTAATGCGGAATACAGAGACGGAGCGCAATCCATCCACAAGGGCCGCGAGGGAGCGAAACGGACAGGGCCGAATGGCCCGGCAAGAGGCATGGACGGAAACACACAGGTTACGCCGGAGGTCGAAACTCTCCAGCCGACGCGCACGCCGCTGAGGGCGCAATTGCGCAATCCGCGCGTGCGCCTGGGTCTCGCGATCGGGCTGGGCCTGTTGGTTTTATTGGGACTTTTCCGTTTCATGGCGGACCGGGCGGCCTATGTGTCGACCTCCGATGCCCGCATTGCGGCGGACATGATCGCCGTCTCGACCGACATTTCCGGCAAGATCACCTCTCAGCGTGTCTCGGTGGGCGACACGGTGAAGGCAGGTGACGTCCTCTACACGATCGACGACCGCGAGGCGGCCTATACGCTGGCCGAGTATGAGGCCCAGGCGAACCGGCTGCGGGCCGAAATTGCCCGCGAGGAGGCCCGGATCGGGCTCGCCTCCTCCAAGGCCGGCAGCGAAGTCGCCGCCCGGCGCGCCGGCACGCAATCGGCTTCTGCCTCGGTGGAAGCGGCGCGCTCCAACCTCGAAACCGCCCAGCGCGACTATGACCGCACGCAGGGCCTGTTCGACCGGGGCCTCGTGCCGCAAAGCGCGCTCGACCAGTCGCGCAACGCCCTCGACACGGCGCGCCAGGGTCTGCTGCGGGCCGAAGCGGACCGTGACAGCGCCCGCGCCGAACAGCGCACAGCCTCCATTCAGGGCGAGGAAGTCCGCCTGATCGAGCTGGACCTCGGCGTCCTGCGCGCCTCGCTGCAACAGGCCGAAGCCCGCGTCGACGCCCAGCGCGTCGTGGTGGAGCAGCACACGATCCGCGCGCCGGTCGACGGGGTGGTCGACGAACTGTTCTATGACACGGGCGAGCATTCGCTGCGGGGCTTCCGCGTGGCGTTGATGCATGATCCGGATGCGGTCTGGGTGTCGGCGAACATCAAGGAGACCGACATCCGCAAGATCGAGACGGGCGCCGATGTCCGCGTGAAAGCCGACAGCCATCCCGGCACGAAGATCACCGGCACTGTCACACGAATCCACAATGCGACCCTGGCCGAGTCGGCGCTGATGCCGAACCCGAACGCCAATGGCGTCTTCACCAAGATCACGCAGCGGATTACCGTCCGGATCGATCTCGACGATCCGGGCCTGCGCCTGCGGCCGGGCACCATGGTCACCGTCCGCATCCGCAAGCAGCCGTCCAAAACTGCGGCATGAGCAGTACGGCGGCCGCTTCCGGACCCCAGCCGGCCGGTGACAGCCAGGCGCACGACATTCCTGCCCATGAAATTCCTGCCATGGCGGGCTCTGCCGTCCGGCGGCGCTTTGCCCAGTTCGGCCCGCAATACCGCTGGATGCTTCTGGGGGCGATGCTGACAGGCTCGCTCGCCACGATGCTGGCGGCGACCACGATCAATGTCGCGCTGCCGGCCATTATCGGCGCGTTCGGCCTCGGCCAGGATCAGGCGCAATGGATGTCCACCGCCTTCCTCGCATCATCGACGATTGCGATGCTGGCCAATGCCTGGGCGATGCACACCTACGGGCCGCGGGCGACCTATGTGGCGGGCATGTGCCTGTTCATTGTCGGATCGCTTCTGGGGGCGGTGTCGACCTCGCTGGAAATGCTGATCCTGTCCCGCGCCCTGCAGGGCATTTCGGCCGGCCTGTTGCAGCCCATGTCGATGTTCCTGATCTTCCAGACCTTTCCAGACAATCAGCGCGGCACGGCGATGGGCATTTTCTCCATCGGCGTCGTGCTGGCGCCCGCTTTCGGCCCGGCGCTTGGCGGCATCGCAGTGGATCTTGCCAGCTGGCGGCTGGTCTTCATTGCCACCCTGCCGCTCGCCTTCGTGGCTCTCAGCGTCGCACCATTCCTCATGCCTTCGGGGGAGGACCCGAATGTCCGGACCCGGCCGCCGCTGGACTGGCAGGGCCTCGGCCTGCTGACCCTGGCGGTTGTCAGCCTGCTGTCGGCCTTTGCCGGGGCGAACCGGGATGGCTGGGATTCCGACATCACCTATCTGAAGTTTGCGATCGGCCTGATCAGCGGGGTCAGCTTTGTGATGTGGGAATTGCGCCATCCGTTTCCGGCGCTCAATCCGGCCATTTTCACCTATCGGCAATTCTGGTCGGCAGGGCTGATCATTTCCGCCACCGGCATTGCCATTTATTCGTCCACCTACCTGATCCCGCTGTTCGTGCAGATGGTGCAGCATTATTCGCCGACCGCGGCAGGCGTGATGATGATCCCGGCGGGCCTCGCCATGGTCGTCGGGTTTCCCATTGCCGGGCGGCTGACGGACAGGATGGACGCCCGATACCTTCTGGGCTTCGGCATTCTCAGTTTTGCCGCCGCCGCCTATCTGCTGGCCGGGGTCACGGCGCTGACACCTTACTGGGTGCTGGTTGGCTGGATCTTCCTGTCACGTGTCGGCATCAGCTTCTGCATGCCGCCGGCAAACACGACCGCCGTGCGGGCTTCCCCGCCGCACCTTTTGGCCTCGGCCACGGGCGGGGTTTCTTTCCTGATGCAGGTTGGCGGGGCCTTCGGGGTCAACCTGCTGGCCATTCTCCTGCAGCGGCGGCTGATCTTCCATGGCGAACACCTGTCGGCTGCCTTGAACGAGGGCAATCCCGAAATGCTCTACCAGCACGCCCTCTATGCGCAGGAACTGGAACGCTCCGGCATGGCGACACTGCCGGCCTTCCAGAATGCGTTTGGCGTGATCGCGCGGCAGGTGTCGGCGGAAGCGCAGGTTCTGGCGTTCCGTGACTGTTTCCATGTCGTCGCCATCTGGTTCGTGCTGGTTTTCTGCGCCCTGTTCCTGATGCCGAAACCGAAGCTGCAGGGCCCGGCGCCGCCGGTGGCCCGCATGGCGGTCAATCCGGAAGCGGCATAGGCCGGCGCCTCTCCAACAGGGCAGGGGCCGTATGTATTTGGCCGGGGCAGGGAAACCGGCGCCGCTATCCAACCGGAGAGGCGTTTCGATCATCCTCTGACGCATGGATGACCAGACCGATCTTCTCGAACAAGGCTTCACAGGCCTGCGCAACGACCTGCTCGACACGCTGGGCGAAGCCAATCTGCACCTGCAGCCGGAAACCATCACCCGCACGCTGCATGCACGGGTGCGCGCAAAGCTGAAAGTGATCGAGACACTCCTCCGCAGGCTGATCCTGTTGCTGGCCATGACGCTGGACCTTGCTCCCGTCCGGCCGCGCGCCGCGCGTCCGGCTGCGCCCCTGCCGGAGGGCGTGGAGGATGTCACCGCCAGTTTCCGCGCGCACCTGCCGCCGCAATACCGGATGGCATTGATGCCGCCGACGTCCAGAGCGCCGGGGGAATTCAGCGCGCTGGCAACAGCGCGCCGGACAGGCCCCGTCCTCGCCATGCCGCTCTTGCGCCGGGCGGCGGGCCTGCTGAAAGTCATAAAACAGCCAGACGCCGCTGCGCGCCGCATGGCCCGTCTGATCGAGCTGATGAAAATGCGCGGCGACGTGAGGCCCTATTGCCTGCCGATTGCAGGGCGCCACCGGCTGCGTCCGGACCTCGCCCTGCTTGCCGGGGCGATCCGGCTTCAGGTCAATTCAGCGCTGGCAGACTGGCCTGTTCCGGTCCGCCCGCTTTCCGGTCCCGACACAAGCTGACTTTCCGGGGAAACCCACAAGCCTGCCGCAGTGCGTACGCGCACCTGCGGGCAGAGATGCTGGGCGAAAGATCAATCGTCGTGAAGGGCCTTCATATCGGCCAGCAGCCGGTTCGTGCTCGCCAGAGCAGACGCCGGGCCCCCGCGCGCTTCAATCAATTCCTTGGATCTGGTGAGCCAGGTGATCGCACGGCCAGCGGCGTCACTGACACCCTCCCCATCATCGCTGTATTCATACCAGTCGGCCGCCTGAACCCACAGAAAACCCAGCTGGAAGCTCACGCCTTCCTCAGCATCCGGACAGGCCGCAACCAGCCATTCCATCCGCTCGACAGCGCCCATCGGGTTCGGGCTGGCCCCATTCTCCAGGAAGTATGGGGCGATGGTTTCGAAACCGGGAGCGTATCCGGCCGCCTCCGCTTCAGCCCATCCGGGTGTTCTGTAGGGGCAGGCGGCGTCCTGTGTCCGGCCCTTGCCTGAAATGAATGGGTGGAACTGGGCGCGCGCTTCCAGCTCCACAACCTGCGGCACGATGATCTCTGTCAGCAACTGTTTTCCGCTGGCGGACGTGTCGACCACCGCTTCGCTGCCATCCTCCCAGGTCAGGCCGGACTTGAAGACAGGCCCGCCAAAGTCTGCAGTGCCGAGCTTCTCGTACCTGAACAGCGCTGCCGTCGCATCGCTGAGGGCTTGCAAGCGGCTTGGTGGGTCCTGGATGCGGCCGGCGACCTGCGCGAAAGTATGTGCCGCAAAGAACTGCACGAACGGGTCTTTCGGGCAAAGCTGGGTCAGCTGGACCGCGTTGGAATAGGCGACATTCAACTGGCCCGGATCGGCGGTCTGCCCCGCCGCGCCGGCGATCTGGTACATCTTCGTCGCCGCCCCTTCCGGGCAAGCGGCATCCTGTGCCACTGCCAGCATTCCGAAGCCGCCTGAGAACAGGGCCAGGATCAGTGTCTTGATCAGTTTCATTCTGCGTCCCCTCAGACTGAGAAACTATCTTCCCTCCCGGCGCCAGGCCAGCAGGAGGAAAATCACGAGAAGTGCCGCCGCCAGGATCCCTGGCAGCAGGGCCTGGCTGGAAGATGAGCGCACCGCATAGGCGCCGCGTTCGCGCAGGCCCAGCCAGTTGCCGCCTGCGGACGACCCGCGCGCGCCCGAGCGGCGGATGTCCGGCAGGCCGGAGCCGTCGGCGTTCAGGCGGAACACGCCGCCGCCCGTGGCGCGGGCCAGCGGCTGCAGGACTTTGATGGTGGACTGAAGGTCGGCATATTCCTTCGGATTGGCCGGTCCGTTCAGGGCGACCGTCTCCAATCCGCCCGCCCGGGCGCGGTAAAGGCCGAGTTGGCCGATCGGGGCCTCGGCGGTGAACTGGCCGGGGCCGGTCTCCGTCCAGGCCGGTTCGATCGTATCGCCTTCCGGCGTTTCGATCTGCAGGGGCGGAGCGGTGTCCATCAGGGTGCGCAACTCCACGCGGGCGGTGTCGCCCTCGGCGGTGAGTTTCAGCCGGCGCTCTTCCAGTTCCGGCTCTTTCATCAGCCAGTGAACGACCCGGCGGATCAGTTCGGAGAACGGGCCGCCGCCATCATAGCCGCGGGCCCAGAGCCAGATCTGGTCGGACATCAGCATGCCGACCCGGCCTTGGTCGACCCGGTCCAGGACGAGCAGCGGGCGGCCATCCGGCGCCGCCAGAACCGTGTCGCCGGTTTCTGCCGTCGACTC
Coding sequences:
- a CDS encoding N-acetyltransferase, which translates into the protein MLQIVPENPDLHAEAIEDLFDRTFGPGHFAKTAERLREYSHSLPEINRVAVLDGQVIAVCRVWPLVVGPARDRALFYGPVAVAPSHRGSRLGLTVTGEALEAGKDAGWPAAILIGAPSYFGEIGFTVTPKNQLLFPGPQDQARVMVKDLAGDASKLSGLVTAP
- a CDS encoding protein-disulfide reductase DsbD domain-containing protein, producing MKFSACLAALFSALFVFLPAATAAPVDAGHARVELISERDAALPGETVYAALKMDLDDGWHVYWRNAGDAGLPPQVLVQPASDIRPDAVGDIVWPVPHLLPVVEGEIMDYGYDHQVVLPFPITIPDNAMGPVTLDVIADYLICEDTCVPEQAHVKLTLETDQAAENIRNGELIGKWIAKSDVPFPGEARVLKKNLDWSLSLRMDGGFGKVRSIRFFPYGHDILHPASQPVELGRHGATLSLSAADITAVSKPLEGVIVIEQDGGGRTGYRISAAEGAPLPDTSGLGPAGGMPGLEVAAWKLILLAILGGLVLNLMPCVLPVLSMKAFGMVSAVSSGQAGEVRRHGIWYTAGVLISFAVLAAVIVALRAATGPITLGFQLQSAPVVAILVLVMFAVGLWLMGMFELGTSLQNLGSGLADRGGDAGAFFTGVLAAVVGSPCVGPFLGVGLGAVMGHSAPVVFAFFIAMGFGLALPFLVLSFVPNLYRLLPRPGKWMDTLKQFFAFPMFLTAAWLAKVLGDLAGSGAVAWTAAGAVAIAFAAWLWQRETRLPRILAAVTLALAVYGVTERAMAPAPAIGGSSAYAAKYEAGTWSAGEVQSMIAEGRPVFVDFTASWCATCQVNKATTLKSKPVHEFFETNDVAFLVADFTRKDPAIAAELARHQRAGVPMYLWYPAGSETPQVLPEILNPGLVTSLPVNP
- a CDS encoding MAPEG family protein; translation: MTSMQAAVLYAGLFCLFMLLLKANVGRVRTKHKVGFGDGGNEAMQRSLRVQGNAVEDVPVVLLGLIGLGALSAPVLLIHGLGASFLIGRILHAIGLGGSSGGSPGRMFGTLITLIVMLVTTGACIWYAVT
- a CDS encoding serine hydrolase → MPFDHPLPPLPDQPEGVAWPTQAWPEGSPAPGTDTARLNSLLDRAFADPAPETMGETHAFLAVQGGKLVAERYWRDYTPGSTFPSWSEAKSITQALVGILVREGKIDIHAPADVPEWQTTDDPRQAITLDMLLRMSSGLKFVEDYVPGSVSDVIEMLFGSGQLDVAAYAASQPLEHDPDTFWSYSSGTTNIVARCAARALGGDADAFREFMFRELFSPIGMRSPLPKFDAAGTFIGSSFCYCTARDFARFGLLYLRGGVWDGTRILPDGWADYARTPTPAVPETETLGYGAHWWLGMAGPGSFSCNGYEGQYTVLVPEKDLILVRHGKSPLEAKDEVQAWLADVADCF
- a CDS encoding DHA2 family efflux MFS transporter permease subunit, which codes for MSSTAAASGPQPAGDSQAHDIPAHEIPAMAGSAVRRRFAQFGPQYRWMLLGAMLTGSLATMLAATTINVALPAIIGAFGLGQDQAQWMSTAFLASSTIAMLANAWAMHTYGPRATYVAGMCLFIVGSLLGAVSTSLEMLILSRALQGISAGLLQPMSMFLIFQTFPDNQRGTAMGIFSIGVVLAPAFGPALGGIAVDLASWRLVFIATLPLAFVALSVAPFLMPSGEDPNVRTRPPLDWQGLGLLTLAVVSLLSAFAGANRDGWDSDITYLKFAIGLISGVSFVMWELRHPFPALNPAIFTYRQFWSAGLIISATGIAIYSSTYLIPLFVQMVQHYSPTAAGVMMIPAGLAMVVGFPIAGRLTDRMDARYLLGFGILSFAAAAYLLAGVTALTPYWVLVGWIFLSRVGISFCMPPANTTAVRASPPHLLASATGGVSFLMQVGGAFGVNLLAILLQRRLIFHGEHLSAALNEGNPEMLYQHALYAQELERSGMATLPAFQNAFGVIARQVSAEAQVLAFRDCFHVVAIWFVLVFCALFLMPKPKLQGPAPPVARMAVNPEAA
- a CDS encoding HlyD family secretion protein, which translates into the protein MDGNTQVTPEVETLQPTRTPLRAQLRNPRVRLGLAIGLGLLVLLGLFRFMADRAAYVSTSDARIAADMIAVSTDISGKITSQRVSVGDTVKAGDVLYTIDDREAAYTLAEYEAQANRLRAEIAREEARIGLASSKAGSEVAARRAGTQSASASVEAARSNLETAQRDYDRTQGLFDRGLVPQSALDQSRNALDTARQGLLRAEADRDSARAEQRTASIQGEEVRLIELDLGVLRASLQQAEARVDAQRVVVEQHTIRAPVDGVVDELFYDTGEHSLRGFRVALMHDPDAVWVSANIKETDIRKIETGADVRVKADSHPGTKITGTVTRIHNATLAESALMPNPNANGVFTKITQRITVRIDLDDPGLRLRPGTMVTVRIRKQPSKTAA
- a CDS encoding thioredoxin family protein, coding for MINLNQRNLSLAAGMAAAVALTAGALIASTARAETGLPVGQPAPDFTATDTHGEEVSLSDFSGRTVVIEWTNEGCPFVRKHYAQPPGNMQGLQADAAADGTVWLTVISSAPGMQGHVDAEAANQWTEEHHAAPAHILLDPDGTLGRLYKAKTTPHMFVIGPQGRVVYQGAIDSLASANVADISTATNYVREALTSLTAGEPVGVNATKPYGCSVKY